TCCCAAGTGCTCTGCCACCGTTCCCTGTTGCAATGTGGTCCCGCACCTGAAAGATTGCTATTGCAACTCGGCAATGGCTACCAAATCTGACTGCGAAGGACACCCAGATTTCAAGAACGCCACATGTTTTGATTGTTCTCTGAAGGGCACATTTGGAGCAGAGGTTGTGGAAGTCAAGGAGTTCCTCAGGCAGATAATTTCTCAGATTAGTGCACACGGGGAGCGACTGAACGAGATTTCCCATGCGATAAATAGCTTCAAAGAAACTCGAGAACATGAAGCTAGCGCTGAAATTGGGGAACGCCATGACAGTTTCGCACGAATCATGTCTAAAGTGAGCGGCTCCAACCAGGAACTAAAAGGTGTTTTGTTCATGGGGAAAATTGTGAAGGATGAAATAGGCAATGCAGCGAGGAAAACTGTAGACAAGTTGTCAGAGTGTGCAAGTGCCATCGAAGCAGTGAAAGCTGCAGTGCAAGAAAAGAATGAATTTATTCAGAAGGTAGACGACCACATGAAGAGCATTCCGCGAAACAGTGAACTAGGCAAGACGCTTTGCGTGTTTTCTGTAAAAGATGTCAAGTCGCTTCTGCAGACAGCGATGAAGACCGGCAGGGCTTGTTATGAGGGTGAGCTGGTCTATTTGCGTGGCTACCACTTGTCACCTGGCGTTGCCTTCAGAAAAGACGGCGAATGCCTAAAACTGGATCCGTTGCTGCGCCTGTATAAGGGCACCATAGACGACGTCCTGCAGTGGCCATTCCAGCCCAGGATCAATTTGGGCGTGATCCATCCGAAGGGAGGGAAAGACTGCATGGTTCAGGTCAGCGGTGGTAGGTCTAGCGCGTGCCTTCAAAGGCCAACAGCATGCAGTAACGCTGGTTGCGCTTGTGCTCTAGACTCAATCAACGTCGTAAATCTTTTCAAAGACGGCTACGTGGAAAATGATCAGATGCGTGTGATGTTCGAGTTGCTTCCGTAATTGGCAAAAGGACGAAAATATTTTAAGGGATGGGAGTTCCTGGAAAAAGACATCCGTCGATTAAATGCAGTTAACACTGATAAAATTTTATGAGGCTCTTTCACAACTATTCAAATCTAATTCCCAGTTTCTGGACGTTCTCTGTCGCTAACTGTTGAATACAATTATTGGATTGTCGCATTTTCAACAATCTAGATCGGCAATGAATGTAATGTCACTATTAAAATTTTGTACTTAGTCACGagtgtttatattttttcttgCTCCTGAGATCCCTGCTGCCGGATGCTCTTCTGACAATCAGAATGTAGACTGCACAAGCCAACAAGGACAGTGCACAGCGAATCACAAAGAGCGCAGTTGCTATGCCAAAGCAGCTGCCATAGAGAAACTTTATGAAAAAACTTACTTAAAATTAGCCCTTCAGACTTAATTGCCCAAGCGCTACAGCACCACCTTCATCATCATCTTAATTGTGCCTACTGCAGGGTGCAGAACTTTCCCACTGAGCTCCTGCGCACGCTATCTTGATAATAAGTATTTCCATCGGACACAATTTGACGGAGGACGTGGGAAGAAAAGCGGTAATCCGCTGGGCGAAGTTCTCATCACCTGTTCAGACGGCAGTGGTAGGGGACGAGAAACGCATTACATGACTCTATAAAGGAGATATTTCAGTATAAATCACGCTCAATATAAATCAGTACAATCATCAAAATAAACGTAATAGTGTGGGTAGTCGAGAAAAGTACAAGGATTTATAAGCAATGAAAAAACAATAGGCGGCGAAGCATCAACAAAGATATAAGGTAAATGACAGGGGTACTGCCCACAAAAAGGCACGGACATGAACGCCGCTGCGTGGCTGGGTTTTTTTCCGCCCCGTTCAAGTTGGCCTCATTGTGACTTCGGGTCATGGCACTCGTGTCGTCAGGTGCCTGACTGGTCTTTCGTACGAGATCCCCCTCGCCCATGGCAGGGTATACATCGGTCAGACGGGATGATGTTAGAATGATCGCCTAAAAGAACTCCAGCTTTCGTTGAAATCAGGAACGGGGTCGAATTTACCCTTGTACtgtggcgcatgcccggatgctacACAAGATAAACCATGGCTGCCTTTGCCGGCAGTCACCGAAGATTTGAAGAAGAGCCATGACCAATGTGGCACGTGAGTTGGCCGAGGCGTCCTGTATAAGCAATAAGAGTAAAGATTACGCAAGGGAGCGAtcaatcacccgccgcggtggctcagtggttagggcgctcgactactgatccggagttcccgggttcgaacccgaccgcggcggctgcgtttttatggaggaaaaacgctgaggcgcccgtgtgctgtgcgatgtcagtgcacgttaaagatccccaggtggtcgaaattatcccggagccctccactacggcacctctttcttcctttcttcattcactccctcatttccccttcccttatggcgcggttcaggtgtccaatgatatatgagacagatactgcgccattccccttccccaaaaaaccaattattattattagccatcAATCAAACTGTATCGGAATGAAGGCAGGTTTTTGGATTACGCATACTGCGGGATACGAGTTCGAAGCTATAAAAAGTGAGTCGTTTTGTCAGATAAAGTTAGTCGCTACTCTGCGTTGTTGTGTTCCCTTTTTGTCCGTTTCCTTATCGTGCTCAGTACCCTCTTTAATTTACCATGATTGACAGACTAGCCGAACAGCAGACGCTCTTAATAGATAAGGGTAGAAGGCAATTCGTACAACGTCAGTTGCAGTATTAGTAATAACTGAAATGAAGAATAACCTTTCGCAGAGAGCAGATAGAAATTTCAGGGATGCTAACGCTAGGTCACTTCGTCCGTTTAATAAAAATGGCCGTTGATAACTAACCCTACGACTGCCGTGGTTCGTTCTTGTAATAGGTTAAACCCACTGAAGTTTGTGACGGTGCGAATAGGgagaataataatagtaataattggtttttgggggaaaggaaatggcgcagtatctgtctcatatatcgttggacacctgaaccgctccgtaagggaagggataaaggagggagtgaaagaagaaaggaagaagaggtgccgtagtggagggctccggaataatttcgaccatttggggatctttaacgtgcactgacatcgcacagcacacgggcgccttagcgtttttcctccataaaaacgcagccgccgcggtcggtttcgaacccgggaactaatgAAAAAGAGCCAGCGAGGAGAGGTTATCGACACGCCGATTTTGCTCAACATTACACAAGCGCAACAGCCTATAAGCATGAAGATTTAGAATGGTGACGATGTCGAGGTTAATTATGAAGACTGGCTTTCGAatattgattttgaggaaaagaaatgaagcTGTACCCGTCTCACTTATCTCGATGGTTACACGAAGCGGGCCACAAGAAAAAATAATTAAGgcgggactgagagaagaaaagaagagtgagggacgtagtggagggctccggaataatttcggcccaggcgctggcagctgctccccggctgcgagGGTAAACTGGCTGACGTAATCCTGCGCCCTCGCTCAGTATGAGAGCACTGCTACCTCCTTCTTATCGTCCAACGATGGAGGGCGGGAGCGCGGGCCTGCATCGGACAGTTTACAATCGCAGATGTGGAGCAGCGGCGAGCGCCGTAGACTGCAGCGCCGTCGCTCAGCTGAGAGCCCGCTCCCGCTGCCggcgcggctgctcggttacttttggcgaagacGGTCCACTTTAGGCTTTACCCCAGACTTCCAATTATTGGCCCTGTTCTGCGCAGGCGGCACCCACGTTGTGCTCGCAAAACATTTTAAACTTATCTCTGGAATCGACTTTCTGCCGTC
The genomic region above belongs to Amblyomma americanum isolate KBUSLIRL-KWMA chromosome 9, ASM5285725v1, whole genome shotgun sequence and contains:
- the LOC144103597 gene encoding TNF receptor-associated factor 6-like, with the translated sequence MQHTLVGFSTELDWRPLYFLKPLPPNRVCSACGLVRPKTALLPCAHTLCEPCYGQCAEAGLHVCPLDGYEGQDEDVDWRELRADDVFRREVKCWNQGTGCDYVAPASRIAQHFHQDCGHHYVRCPKCSATVPCCNVVPHLKDCYCNSAMATKSDCEGHPDFKNATCFDCSLKGTFGAEVVEVKEFLRQIISQISAHGERLNEISHAINSFKETREHEASAEIGERHDSFARIMSKVSGSNQELKGVLFMGKIVKDEIGNAARKTVDKLSECASAIEAVKAAVQEKNEFIQKVDDHMKSIPRNSELGKTLCVFSVKDVKSLLQTAMKTGRACYEGELVYLRGYHLSPGVAFRKDGECLKLDPLLRLYKGTIDDVLQWPFQPRINLGVIHPKGGKDCMVQVSGGRSSACLQRPTACSNAGCACALDSINVVNLFKDGYVENDQMRVMFELLP